CAAATACtatctaaataaaccatggtTTTCTTTAATAATATTTAGTGCCAGTGCCACATTTTAGGCAGATGCAATGTACAAGGTCAAAAAACACCATCTGTCTCCTGGTTCTGCATATAGAAAACCATGAACTTCGACAAGCattacttactgtactgtataactaCAATGGTGCAGCGCCGATCAAGATGCCCAAGAACCTGTTTCAAAATTAGGAAGTGACGTTAAATATCTCTGTGTTACTGTGCCTGCCTACAGCAacgtgtcttgtgtttttttccaGCGAGGAGGAACCACGCATGCTGCAGATACAGTAACCGGATGCTTctggggttaaaaaaaacatacagctgTCTTCTTGTGCCTATTCAAGGCACTACATTTAGAGCCATGTCGCCCTTGGTGTTGTACTTTCCAAGCAGACTGAGAACTAAGGAGAGTTTACAGAAAGTACTGCTCGTCTGTAATGCTTTGCACAGCGGCACAGGCATTGAGAATAGCGGCAGCCGATCTTTGTCATGGCCGAAAAGAACTCGATTGTGGCGGCGGGGGTTCGGTGCGCTTGGTGCTACAGGGAGAGTCGCACAGATCCCGGCGATTTGTCATAGTCCCCAGCACAGAACTGCTCTGCTGTGCACCAGTTCACACAGCGGTCGGGATATGACTAGTTCGCTCTGGGCGCTTTACAATGAGACCAAAAAACAGACAGAAGGTGAGTTGTATTCTAGGCACCCAGCCTGTATGctgtacaattttaaaaagccatGCATTTGAAATAAAGTGACGGGATACACTCATGCTCTGAAAAGTACATTTCATAGGAAGTAAAATGTGTATTAAGCTTTTAGAATTTTAAAGTTGCGTTGAAATAGTATCAAAATTGTACAACTGGCATACCACGTTAATGTATAACCTTGAACTTGACGTATTGGCTACAATACTGTATGATTTCATTGTAATAATTCATCCAAATAATAGCCTATTAGattataaataagaaatactGTATAGCAATTGAGTTAAGTGCCAAAAAGGGATGGGACCTGGCATATAGCCTACTACACTGGCAAGGGTTGTACTTTATTGCAATTGGCAGGGTAGTTATTTTCCCAGTATTCCCTATCATCACCTGTTTTGCACAGTTGCCCAGCTGGGACTCAGAGCCCTGGAATGGGTCTGCCCACATCCATCACTACCTGTTGTTGAGAGACCTTTGCTTTGTTTAGCAGCTCCTTTCATTATTTGTGATGAGCACAATGAggatttattaaaaattaacaaGGATTAAAAGCAGTAACTGTACTAATTATGTTAGTCTTAGAATAATTATCAAATGCATGTCAAGAAAAGGATCCAACCACAATCCTGCTGAGTGCTGCAGAATtggaccaaaaaacaaaaaaacaactgacatAAAATTGTCAATAATTCCATCAGGAAAGTTGGGGTTGGAATCCTGCTTTTCATTTCTATTCTCAAAATGGCCCATGGAATTTTGAGAAAAATCAGTAGTTTATGGGGTTCTGGAGAGAGAAGCACCTGACAACCATTCTTCATCTCAACATTTACAGTACATTCATTGATAGCATGAGAATGTATAAAAAGGAAGCTGAATCCATGACCCTCTTGTGCAGAGTGATGATGCATGCTTATAAAGGCTGATTGTGTCATCCTTTGGTATGAAATATGTCTTTTTGTATTTATGCATCCTGCTAAACATTCCTTTTTTTCAGATGTAGTATCGTCTGTTACATGCAATTTGCTGAATCCAGATGCCATCTTTGCAAACAATGAAATGAGCCTTGAAGATACTGAGATCTACGGCTTCGACTATGACTACACCTTGGCTTTCTACTCCAACCGCCTCCACACCTTGATATTCAACATAGCACGAGACATTCTTATTGAAGAGCACAGGGTAACCTAAAATACTATATCATTATATTGGTAATACATTTGTCCTTTTGGCTAATATTCAGGGCAAATTACCTTAAAGAAAAGTGCTAATTTGAACAACTGTAAATATCAACATTATCTATTTCTAAACCTATTGGTCATTCTATTGTTTAATATATGTTTAACAGTACTGATTGTACTCTTGACATGGATCATACAGCCATGTCAAGAGTACAATCAGTAAAGATTACTTTGAAATCTCTTATATTACTGGATTATTTCTGTTACTTGTTTTTTCTTATTGTTGTTTTAGTACCCAGAAGGCCTTAGAGCTTATGAATATATCCCTGATTTTGCAATCCGGGGACTTCATTATGACGTACAAAAGGTGAGTGTATAGTAGTATCCCTCCAAAGTCTTCGGTTTCTTCAAAATAGTCTATGGACTTTACTGCTAAATAGTGCATGATTTTCAAATCTTAAAGATGTGCCATATAGTGACTAACCTGCCCTTGTACTGTTTTCTAATTGTATCCACAAATCGGGACCTTTCACATGGTTACACTGTCAAGTTGTAATGCAGATTTTACAGTCGGCTATAGACAGCTCCTGTCAAAGGACAGCCAGTTAATTTTTAAGCTGCTAGCATAGCCTGCAGAGATAAATATAAACCAGCATGCCTTTTCTCTTAGTTCAAAACATTCAAGCAAAATAGAATGTAATTAAACTTTAGGCATGTGACTGTTCTATGGGTTCCAAATCTATATTCAGTCTTGGGTGCATGGAAATCTTTCCTGATGTGCTGGCTTATCCTAAACAATGGGTTCAGAAAGAGGGTCTTCCAGACTGAAATATTTGTTACCATGTTAAtatcagtttttctttttttttttttttaacaattatttttattcattttccaattctccccaatttttggaatgtccaattattagtcaacctggctcaccgctgcaaccccctaaCTAACTTGGGAGATatgaagacgagcactcgcgCCTTTCGAAATGAGTttccgtcagccgtccgctttttttcactctgcaagcctgccGTGCAACCATATTCAGAATTTAGAGCatcggaggaccatgcagttctgaattgTGTACAAGCCGGCCTGCATATATGCATATATGCCAAATATGCCAAAAAGAAAAAGGGTGTATTCCAGCATTACTCTTCTTTGGAGGCGAACAGGAGAAGAAAAAAGGAATAGTGAGTCAGATTCTTCAAAGAACATGGTGAGCAGAGAAGGAAATGATAGAAAACAGAACTTGTTACAAGATGTCATAGCAACACACAAGGAAAGATAAACAGTGAGACACCACTGAGAGGATAATGTCTTTGAGAAAGGCTAAAGAAAATAACCGAAGGGTCGGAATTGTGTAATATTGCAACCgatgacaaaataaaatattttgtacaATTAATAGGTTTTGGGAAAAGGCACAGTTTTAGGTTTATTGTCCTTTACTGTATTGCCATGATGAAATAGCCCCAAAATAAGCCATGTTCCGAAAGTAAAATTAAACTACCCTATTCCCAAGCTCATCAATGTGGTGGTACTAGATGCTGCGGTTGGAGTAATGTTTACTATTGATAAATACTGGGGACACCAGGACCAATATCATAATGTATGAGCAATTATACTCAACTTGAGTGTTGTCTGTTTGTCTTAGGCTTTACTGATGAAGATTGATGCCTTTCATTACATTCAGTTGGGAACTGTATACAGGtatgtacaggtgtgtgtttttttgtttttttttattgttcttgttttattgttcacagaaaaaaaaaaaaaaaaaaagcaaaaataggaACACAGATATGATTTCGTTTTTTTACCAGGGGGCTGCACCCAGTTTCAGATAAAGAAGTCATTGCTATGTATGAAGGCTCACATGTACCCTTGGAACAAATGAGTGACTTTTATGGCAAGGTAAGCCCTTTTGAATGACACAGTTTGTGTTTGGTTCTTCTCTCTCTGCTACGTCTGAGCTACAGTATATCCTAACTCTAAAATGGCTTGGATGAGCAGAGCACTCAGATTGGCTTGACAATATTCCAAACAGTGCTTTTGTTAGACAACATCACAGTCAGTTGAATCTCAGGGGCCATTTTATAAACACCAAATAGACAAACCATCTGATGACAACCATGAGAGTGGTTTCATTGCAGGTTTATTATGTATAGTGGCTTGTGCATTATTCCTTAAAATTAATACGTTGATTATTTAAGTAATGTAATATAGTGTTCAGAGAGTTATGAATCCTAGTAATGGTGAGTGTAGTATTTTACAACTTAACGAAAACATTGAGAATTAAGTCTGTAGGGCAAATACATTTACTCTGGAGTGTGCATTTTTTCTGTGATTTGcacaaatggaaaaaaatagGTCATAGTTTTGATAAAGTGGTATGTGGGGTACTTATTGTCTCCTGTAACATTAATGTAAACACTGGAGCAAACATTATTTATGTCTGTCAGGTCATATGGACAGTATATTAAGATTAAGTAGCAGCTGACTTTTAAGGTTTGGTATGCTAAACAGAGACCTGGAAAAGCAGGATGTTAGTCTGCAACAGCTGAAGTAGTCAGTGGGAGGGGAAGACGCCCACGGATTGTGTGACTGTGAAAGCAGTTATATCAACACTTAGTTTCAGTGCCTTTATTATGACCTTTAAATTTGCAAGGGAATGAAGATAACTTGGCAGAGATATACAGTACCAGagtcattttaattttgtttgtccATTGAAAAATGACCGATTAGAACCAAATTAATCAAGAATGAAAACTACTGTGTTCTTTAGGACAAGCTTTTTTCAATGCTAATATTTATTTGAAGTGCATTGTATTTGCCTTTCACACAGAGTTCCCATGGACACACAATGAAACAGTTCATGGATATCTTCTCCTTACCAGAAATGACCCTGCTGTCCTGTGTCAACGATTACTTCATGAAACACAACATCGACTATGAACCTGTTCACCTCTACAAAGATGTTAAGGTCAATGCGTTTCCTCcatttttaattaactcctattttttaaaagaagaaaaaatcatgtaaatgttacaaaatgagatgcAAACACCTTGAGAGTTATATTATTTAGTTGTTGGgtgtagttttgtaaaataatagacATTTTATCTCTTTCAAAACATAGGAGTTAAAATCTCGGTCCTTTTCCCAGGGCATTTCCCAATAGCTTGTACTGGCATGGTAATTTCTCCAGGACAGGGTTTGCTTTTAAAAGGATGAGACCAATAAGGGATTTTACAGACACTTTAACACAGAAAAGCTTTGTGAACTGTGCCCTCAATGAATAACATAAGTGTTTTTATCTATTGACAAATTTAGAGTTTTCTAgaaattaactttttttcatGCCAGCTGGGGTCAAAAAAGGCCTTGTTTACACTCATATTTGATACTGTTTTAGGGCTATATGTGTCATGTAATGAAAGTAAGCAGTTTCCAACTTGGCTTCTGTATCTTTTGAGTCCAAGCTCCCTTATACACTTCCATTTCGCTGTTCAAAGTGGCAAAGCAGCAAAACACCAAAACACCAGCCCTGAGGGAAAACTGACCTTTGCTTAACTGCTAACCTCTTCACTCTTGAAATGAGAAACGTAGAGACTTTCTCAGGTTTCAGAACAGCTGTGAGCTGGTAACAGTCCAACCTGAACTACAGGTTTGAGTGTCTTCTAAAAATTCAGATTCAATTGATCTGAATTTTGGTTAAGTTGGCTGAATTCCAAACCCAAAAACCAGTCGTCAAAAGCTCCACTGTGGTATGGTGTTAATACATTCCCCTGTAATGTAATTTTTTGTTACTTGCTGGATAAGCCACCTATCTAGTTGTTCTGGTATTACCCCTgaaaataagtggttgatgcagTCCACAAGGATTCCCTGGTGTTGTAAAATTCATCTTTTTGTTTGTTCCGGTGCAGAGACTGTTGATATATGTGACAAATGCATCTAAGTATACCTGTAATGAATTTGTATCTTTTAAACCCATCAGGAGGCCATTGGGGACGTCCATGTGAAGGGAATAATGTATCGAGCTGTGGAAGCAGATATTGGTAAATGGTTTATTCATCCTTTTGTCTGTATCTAGTGTAAATAATATgtatatttcttcttcttcttcttcttcttcttcttcttcttcttcttcttcttctgttttATGATGCCTAGGTTCTTAATGCTAACCTCCTATGCCATGGTGTAGAATAACCTAACTTCTCCCTTCTCTAGAAAAGTATATCTGCTATGGTGAGCAGACCCATGCTGTGCTGAGGAAGCTAGCAGAAAACAAGAAGAAGATGTTTCTCATTACGAACAGCCCCTTTGATTTTGTGTAAGTGAGACGCTATTTTActagcttttctgtttgtttgcacCTATTCTGTCTTCTGAGTGCTCTGTACTGTCATGGTGTCTACCACTAATTTCTGCACTATTGTTTTTCCAGTGACCGAGGGATGAACTACATTGTAGGAAAAGACTGGAGAGACCTTTTCGATGTTGTCATAGTGCAGGCAGACAAACCTGGGTTTTTCAACGACAAGCGCAAGTCAGTTTACTAGTCTGTTTGTATAATAACCTTTTGATTACACTGACAAAGGTACTGGGCATTCTTGTAAgtttaatataacattttaatgatCATTTAGCAGCAGAAGATCCTGTTGTCCTTAAACCCCTATAAACATAGACCTCTTTCTGCTGTGTTTGTCCATGGCTTCTGAAGAAAAACACCTGAATGGAGTTAAATGGGAGTGGTGTTTAGATTGCACAAATAGTTCTCAGTCTTTAATGTTTGTTGATGGCCTTTGGATTTCTAGTGTTGGAATTTTCCTTTTGCAGACCGTTTCGAAGAGTAAATCATAAAGGGGTGCTGCTGTGGGACAGGATTCATCGATTAGAAAAAGGACAGATTTACAAACAGGTAGGATATCAGTTCTCAACCTTGTGCCTGCTGCAATTTTATTTTTGGCTTGATTTACAAATTAATTGGAAGAGTatctcatttattttaaaaccaactACTTTACTTTAGTATCTACTGGTGTAGGAAAATACATGTTCTAGCGATGCCCATATGCTGTTACAGTGCAATCACATGCATGTCAAGGATCGCGAGCTAAACGGAAGGTGATGACATGCTTAACAGTACAGAATACCAGGCTGTGCTTACTGCTTTATATAACAGCTGGTAAGAGCCGCGTTATCATACATCAACAGGAGGGTTGTTACTGAGACTTTGTGTTTCCTACAGGGCAATCTGTATGAGTTCCTGAGGCTGACAGGCTGGAGAGGTTCCAAAGTGCTTTATTTCGGAGATCACATATACAGTGATCTAGCAGTGAGTAGTGCAAACCTGATTTGATTGTGACTATTAACTAATTAAAATACAGCACATCTTTATGACCCTCTTCTATGGCCACATCTCCAGAGGAGTGTTTTTCAATCTACTGTGAAAGTTTGGCATTAGTTATGTTGTGCCAGtgcttttatttttgaatgcaCTCAAACTGCTGTCCTAGTTTTGAGTCCCAGATTcacagcagggtaacacaggtgCCCTGATATCTGACTGcactctcctcccccctccttgCTAATCAGGACCTGACTCTGAAACATGGCTGGCGGACCGGGGCCATTATTCCCGAGCTCAGGTCAGAGATCAAGATCATGAACACAAAGGAGTATGTACACCTCATGACCTGGCTGCAGGGACTCACCGGGCTGCTGGAGCGCATGCAGGTCagtctgggagggagggatgtGTGTGTCCTGTTTATACTTTCTAGAAAGATATACCAGGCTGCTATTGCACAGCGGCTCTGTGCTTGAACATACACTCTGGTGGAATTGCTGTACCCTATGTGTCAGTGTGACTTAGAAATACTGAAACCCTACACTTGCTGCACTGCATTGCAGAATACTAGTTCAAACcagcttgagtttttttttttaaagaccttcATGGTATGAAGTTTGGTAAGAGCAGTAGTGATCTTTGCAGTGTGTTATGGATAACAGAAATATTGTCACCTTAATGGggaaaatataatttgttttgtgACACTGTAACTCTGGTATGTAGTGGACAGGATAAAGCAGTATTGTTTCACAAGAATCCCGGATTGGCAAACAGCGACAGCCACCTTCATTTAAAATTAAGCTCCTCTGTCGTTAACGTTGAAACTTAGTTATTGTGTTTCTGCTCTCAAGGTGCACAGAGACGCAGAATCCCAAATGGTTTTGAAGCAATGGATCCAGGAAAGAGAAGTCATGAGGTGAGTGCTGTTGGAAGTAATCAATAGAAATGTAAACTGTTGACCTACACATCTGGTCAGGTTGAATGAAATGGAAACATTGTGCATCTGGGGGCaatttgacaaatccaatatatTATGTACAATTTTAACAAACTTATTTTTCTTGACCGCAGATTGAGGACGAAGAACATCTTTAACAATCAGTTTGGGAGCCTCTTTAGGACGTACCACAACCCCACCTACTTCTCTCGCCGTCTCTCCAGATTTGCCGATATATATATGGCATCTctcagctgcctgctcaactatGACCTGCACCACACCTTCTTCCCCCGGCGCAACCCCTTGCAGCACGAGGCTTCGGTCTGGTCCGACCAGGTGTGTGCCGGGACGTCTAAAACCCCCTTCCTTACCGAAATGACTCAGATCAAATAGACAATTTAAGTGACCTAGGAAGAGGCTTCAAGGGTTTTAATGGAACCTTTTAAAAGGAGATTCTATAAATAGATTTCAAGGGAAGTTCAGTTCTGTCTTTTAGGTacttaaaaagtaaataaatgactTATGGTTTTAAGTTGATTAAAGATTAAGACCAGAAATGAGCTTTAATTGATTAACACTGTaaattgattacactatgtaacacaatttttgtttctgggtagtaagtgttatttcctaattgcttatgcctcaaaagtatagaaaatggctattattccccacaaactttgcttttgtgaccagacagtgatattttgaaatttacctatttccaatgagaaaacgggcgaatttgtgtcttttcgttcacataaagtcagaaaaaaacaacatatgaatccaaattaattaatgtatttatactaaagtaatacaaaaatgactacagaagatttagaagtgagtagtttttcgagatttacgattatactgtaaatcactttcacgaatcagcccccaaatgtagtctcccatcatgttctcgttatactgtccttggtagcggcattcaaagtccagtatatcctggtggaagcgctcgccttgctcctccgagtacgctcccatgttctccttgaatttatcaag
Above is a window of Acipenser ruthenus chromosome 14, fAciRut3.2 maternal haplotype, whole genome shotgun sequence DNA encoding:
- the LOC117419659 gene encoding 5'-nucleotidase domain-containing protein 3-like, whose translation is MLLGLKKTYSCLLVPIQGTTFRAMSPLVLYFPSRLRTKESLQKVLLVCNALHSGTGIENSGSRSLSWPKRTRLWRRGFGALGATGRVAQIPAICHSPQHRTALLCTSSHSGRDMTSSLWALYNETKKQTEDVVSSVTCNLLNPDAIFANNEMSLEDTEIYGFDYDYTLAFYSNRLHTLIFNIARDILIEEHRYPEGLRAYEYIPDFAIRGLHYDVQKALLMKIDAFHYIQLGTVYRGLHPVSDKEVIAMYEGSHVPLEQMSDFYGKSSHGHTMKQFMDIFSLPEMTLLSCVNDYFMKHNIDYEPVHLYKDVKEAIGDVHVKGIMYRAVEADIEKYICYGEQTHAVLRKLAENKKKMFLITNSPFDFVDRGMNYIVGKDWRDLFDVVIVQADKPGFFNDKRKPFRRVNHKGVLLWDRIHRLEKGQIYKQGNLYEFLRLTGWRGSKVLYFGDHIYSDLADLTLKHGWRTGAIIPELRSEIKIMNTKEYVHLMTWLQGLTGLLERMQVHRDAESQMVLKQWIQEREVMRLRTKNIFNNQFGSLFRTYHNPTYFSRRLSRFADIYMASLSCLLNYDLHHTFFPRRNPLQHEASVWSDQVCAGTSKTPFLTEMTQIK